From a region of the Malania oleifera isolate guangnan ecotype guangnan chromosome 12, ASM2987363v1, whole genome shotgun sequence genome:
- the LOC131143922 gene encoding DNA damage-repair/toleration protein DRT100-like gives MAEEMVEVCNLNDLKGLIDFKKGIHIDTFSRLKNREGRSCCEWEGISCDNSTGRVTEILLLGLIYFDGVPLQSHKEGWLSPSVTLLTSLEAIDFSELIVDSLRSSSSLANLDLHSNSISGLMPEKIEIPKSSKELAGFEHPRSHLNKLTGLLSSVFQMGSELPVSSANISSMETLKLQKKQVPW, from the exons ATGGCTGAAGAAATGGTGGAAGTATGCAACCTCAATGACCTTAAGGGTCTAATTGATTTCAAGAAAGGAATTCACATCGACACTTTCAGCCGCCTAAAGAACAGGGAAGGTCGCAGTTGCTGCGAATGGGAGGGCATATCCTGTGATAATTCGACCGGAAGAGTGACAGAAATCCTTCTCTTAGGACTCATTTACTTTGATGGTGTTCCCTTACAAAGTCATAAGGAAGGTTGGTTGTCTCCTTCTGTCACACTCCTCACATCCCTTGAAGCCATTGATTTCAGCGAGCTCATTG TCGATTCGCTTAGGAGCTCTTCAAGTTTGGCGAATTTGGATCTCCATAGCAATTCTATATCTGGTCTGATGCCAGAAAAGATTG AAATTCCCAAGTCATCAAAAGAACTTGCAGGGTTTGAGCATCCTCGATCTCACTTGAACAAGCTAACAGGCCTTTTAAGTTCAGTTTTTCAGATGGGAAGCGAGCTTCCAG TGTCTTCGGCAAACATAAGCTCCATGGAGACGCTGAAGCTTCAGAAAAAACAAGTTCCTTGGTGA